Sequence from the Natronomonas marina genome:
CGCACTCGTCGCCGCGGGCGTACTCGCCGCAATAGGGGCAGGTACCCTCGACGAAGCGGTCCGGTAGCGGCTGGTCGGCCTCGGCGTCCCAGGCGACCTCGATCTCCTTCTCGACGACGTGGTCGCCGTCGATCCACGACCGGACGAACTCCCGTGTCAACTCGGTGTTCGTCTCGTCGTGGGTGTGACCGTAGTTGTCGAACTCGACGTTGAACTTCGGGAACGTCTCCTCGTACTGTTCGTGGTACTCGAAGGCGTACGTCTCGGGGTCGACGCCCTCCTCGGCGGCGTTGACGGCGATGGGCGTGCCGTGCATGTCCGACCCGCAAACGAAGGCGACGTCCTGGCCGACCCGTTCTAAGGCCCGCGAGAGGGCGTCGCCGCTGACGTAGGTCCGCAGGTGGCCGACGTGCAGGTCGCCGTTGGCGTACGGCAGCCCGCAGGTGACCACCGCGGGCTCGTCGGTGGGGAACTCCTCGTGCATACTATTCGTGGCTCCTTCGAGGGGCAAAACCCCGCTGGTTTCCTCGCGTCATCGATGGTTGGTGTCGGCGTCGTGGGTGCTCGTCGGCGGTACGGTCGACAGAATCGCGGTTTCGGCGTCCGGTGCGACCGTATGACGGGGCTGACGGACGCTCCACGCGCGGCTCACGAGGTGCGCATACCGCGGCGACGGCGCAGGCGAGCCATCTACCCGACGCGAGGCCACGCGCCGAAAAAAGCCTTACTCCACGGCGGCCAGCGACGCCACGCCCGAGGCGACGCCCCCGGCACCGCGCCACGCCCCGTCGACCCGCCGCAGCAGTTGCCCGGCGGTCGTGCCCGCGTACATCTCCCCGCCGGCGGCCGCCCACGAGAGGACGAACTCGCCGGGGGCGCCGGGGTACTCGACCGGTTCCAGCGTCTCGCCGCCGTCGATGGACTCGTACAGCGCGGCGTCGGTGCCGCGGGGGCCGTCCCAGGTCGGCGGCGGCCCGACCGTCGCCGCCGCGTACAGCCTGTCGTCGTGGACGGCGGCCTCCCGGAAGTACCGCCCCTCGACATCGCCGTCCAGCCGCGTCCACGTCCGGCCGGCGTCGTCGGTCCGGTAGAGGCCGTCGCCCGTCGAGACGACCCAGTAGCCGTCCGCGACGAGGACGTGGTGGACGTCGTCGTGGAGCCCCTCGCGGCGCTCGGTCCAGGTCTCGCCGCCGTCCTCGCTGACGTGGACGCCGCCGACCTCGATGCCGGCGATCAGGCGGTCGCCGTCGGCCCGTAGCGCCCTGACGTGGGCCTCGTCGCGGTGCCGCGGCGTGTGCCACGACCCCCGGGAGGGCAGGTCCTGGAGGCCCTCGAGTTCGGCCCAGGTCACGCCACCGTCCGTCGAGACGTACAGGTGGGCGGGGTGGGTGCCGGCGTACAGCCGCTCCTCGGGGGGGTGTTCGAGGACGGAGTACACCCCCGTCCGTGGCGTCGCCAGGCGCGTCCAGGCGTCGCCGCCGTCCAGCGAGCGGTAGAGGCCGCTCCGCGTCGCCGCGTAGGCCCGCGACCCGAACGTCCGGACCCGCATGACGCGGTCGGAATCGAGGACGCGAACCGCCTCCTCGAAGGCCGTCGGTGGGCCGCGGTAGACCCCGTTCCGGGTCCCTGCGAGAAGTTCCATGCGTGGGGGTCCCCGCGGGGCGTGTTAAGCGTCGTGGTCCATCAGGCTCCCGATGTCCACGCGAACCGACCGATGAAGACACTACCAGATCGGAACGATGTTCGTACTGGTATGCAAGAGACAGAGCGCGAGTCCTGTCCGAGCGATCGACCTGCCCGGAAGCGTGGCGACCAGTCCGTCCGGACGAGGACGCATCGGGTCGGAAGATACGGGCCTATCCGGCGGACCGAGCGCTGGAGGACGCCGCCGTCGGGCCGGTCCCGTTGAGTTCCTGTCTGTGCACGTTGGACTGCCCGACGTACCGGTCGGGGAGTACCGGCACCCAGTCACAGTACTTCGGGATACCCAGGTAGCCGTGCCAATCGATGCTCAGGAGGTCGCCCGGCGCCGGGTCGAACGGGATGCGGGCGGTCCGGAGGGTCGCCGTATCGCCCACGCGAATCGGGTAGGACCCGCCCTCCAGGGTGGTCCACTCGGCGCTGAAGGTTTGCCCGACCGGCTCCTGCGAGATGGTCACCGTCACGTTCTTGAAATCGAACTCCTCGCTGATTCCCAGCCTGGTCTCCCCCTCGTGTGTGAGCCGAATCCGCTCGTCGGTCTCGGCCACGTCGAACTCGTTTTCCACGGCCGGAACGTTCGCCGCAGTCCCCTTGCACTCCTCGCGCTGCTCGTGGAAGACCAGGGCCGTCGGGATGCCGGCAGTAACGAGCAGGACAACCACCGCCGCGATTTTGAATCGTTTCGAATCAGGGAGATGCACGAGTGGTATTCGTCCATTTTATGTTATCACGGTAAAATTTTTTTATAACTACTGACACGTGGTGTTCGGATACGGACGGAGAGCGTTGCGGTTCGGTTCCCGAGATTGGAGACAGTGCAGAGCGAAAACCAACCCCTTGGGAGATGAGAGAGAGTCAACCGAACACTACCGTCAGGCTAGCCGGTCGATGTCGGCGACGAACTCCTGCAGCATCGGTCGGGTGACGTGGGGCATACAGACGACGCGGGCCTCGTCGTTCTCGGTCCGGGAGAGCCGCCAGCCCCGCTCCCGGAGGTCCGCGATGAGGCCGTGCGGCAGATCGATGGTGACGATGGGCAACACCGGCGAGACGACGCCGAAGCCCCGCGAGCGGACCTCCGCGGCCAGCCAGTCGGCGTTGGTCTGCGAGCGGCGGTACTGCGCCTCGTAGCCCTCCGGCCACAGCTCCTCCATGGCGGCGACCGCGGAGGCGACGCCGGCGCCGCTTCGGGTCCCCGTCAGCGTCACCTGCGAGGTCGACTCCAGGTACGGCGTGTCGATGGCGAGTTCGTCCAGCAGTTCCGGGCCGCGAGCCAGCAGTCCGCCGGCCGGCACCGCGGCCTGCCCCATCTTGTGGGGGTCGATGGTCATCGTGTCGATGTCGGCGTCCGAGAAGTCCCAGGCGTGCTCGGTGAACGGCAGGACGAACCCGCCCCAGGCGGCGTCGACGTGACACAGCGCGTCCACCTCGTCGGCCATCTCGGCCATCGCGGGAATCGGGTCGACGCGGCCGTACTCGGTGGAGCCGGCGACGCCGACCACCAGCACGGTGTCGTCGTCGATCAGTTCGGCGACGCCGTCGAGGTTGGCACGGTAGTCCTCCAGCGGCGCCGTCCGCAACTCGACGCCGAGGATGTCGGCGGCCTTGCGGAACGAGAAGTGCGCCGAGGCGGGCGCGACGAAGTTCGGGTCCCGCGTCGTCGCCCGGTTGCGCGCGATGCGGACCGCCTGGATGTTCGCCTCGGTCCCGCCCGAGGAGACGTAGCCGGCCGCGTTCTCGAGGCCGGCCACCCGTCCGAGCAGGTCGACCGCCTCGCGTTCGAGTTTGGCGACCGTCTCGTAGGTCCCCGGATCGCCGGGGTTCGTCGCCAGGAACCGCTCGGCCGCCTCGCGGGCCGCCGGATGTGGCTCGGTGCACATCGACGACAGTACACGGCTGAAGTCCTGCGGTTCGGCCCGCTGCATACCTCGGTCATACGCGGCCGTGCCTTTATCGATTGTGTTATTCGCCCCCGTCAGAGACGACGTTCGTCGACGTTCTTCGACGCCGTGGTGGTCCGTTCGTCCGCGTCCCTCCGGCGTGGCCGTGTTCGTCGCTGTTCCGCTGCGGCGCGAGAACGGCGCCCGTCGGCGCCTCCCGACGCCGTCGGGGACGACGTTCGCCGACGTTCGTCGAGTGACGGCGGGCGTTTCAGGCCGAGTCGGCCCACTCGGGCCGCTCGACGCCGGGGTCCTCGAAGCTCGTCATCTGGAACGTGAACTCGTAGTTACCGGTCTGGCCCTCGACGTCGTAGACCGCCGCGGCGGCGTAACTGTGGACGCGACCCTCGGTGTCGACGACGAGTTCGGCCTCGAACCCGCTGACGTTCCCTATCCGGTCCTGCCCGGCGAACACGCTGTTGTTCTCCGGCAGGCCGTCGACCTCCAGGGTCACGACGTCCGGGCCGTTCTCGCGCTCCTCGACGTCGACGACCTCGAACGCCGAGGTGAGGCGCGTCTCCAGCAGCGTCCGCCCGGCGAGCGTGGCGGCGTCTTCCGGGTCGGTGGACTGGTACTGCGGCTCGCCGCCGCCGGCCTCGGCGCGCCGTACCTCTATCGTCTCGTTGCCCCAGGCGATAAAGCGCGTGGCGACGCCGCCGCTCGTGACCGTCTGGTAGCGGTACTCGGTCGCGCCGGCGGTCACGCGGGTCCGCTGTCGCTGGGACACCTCGATGGCCTCGCCCTGCCGGACGGTGGTGGCGTTCGTCCGTATCTCCTGGGCGAAGCCCGTCTCGGTGACCGCCTCGACGTGGGCGTCCAGCAGCGCCGTCTCGTTTTCGAGTTGGCCGTCCTCGATGCCCGGCACCTCCTCGGCGGCCGGGGTGCCGCCGCCGCCCGACCCCGGAAGCGCCGAACAGCCGGCCGAGACCGCGAGCACGCACAACAGCACTGCCGCAAGGCCCTGTCGCATGGGTCCACCTCGGACCGGCCGAATAAAAGGGGCGCGATACGGGCCGACCCGAAACGGGGGGCCGCGTCAGCGGACCGAATCGAGCAGGAGTTTCTGCTCGACCCGCTTGACCTCGTGTTGGACGTCCCGGACCGCGTCGATGTTCGCCGAGATGGAGGAGACACCCTCGTTGACGAGGAACCGGACCATCTCGGGTTTCGACCCCGCCTGCCCGCAGATGCTCGTGGCGACGTCGTGCTCGCGGCACGTCTCGATAGTCGTCGAGATGAGGTCCAGTACGGCCGGGTGGAGTTCGTCGAACCGGTCGGCGACGTTGCCGTTGTTCCGGTCCACGGCGAGCGTGTACTGGGTGAGGTCGTTGGTGCCGAAGGAGGCGAAGTCGATGCCGGCCTCGGCCATCCCCTCGACTCCGAGCGCCGAGGCGGGCGTCTCTATCATCACGCCCCAGGTCCGCTTGCCGGGGTCGATGCCCGCCTCCTCCATGAGGTTCCGCGCCCGCACGACGTCCTCGGCGTCGTTGACCAGCGGGAACATGATCTCGACGTTGTCGTACCCCATCTCGTAGAGCCGACGGAACGCCTCCAGTTCGTGTCTGAAGACGTCGGGCCGGTCGAGGCTCCGGCGAATCCCCCGGTAGCCCAGCATCGGGTTGTGCTCGTGGGGTTCGTCCTCGCCGCCCTCCAGTTGCCGGAACTCGTCGGTGGGCGCGTCCAGCGTCCGCACCCGGACGGGTCGCGGGTAGAACTCGTCGGCGACGCCCCGGATACCCCCGACTATCTCGTCGACGTAGGCCTCGGCGCCGTGGTCGTCGATGTACCGCTCGGGCGTCTTGTTCGTCGACAGGATCATGTGCTCGGTCCGGAGCAGGCCGACACCGTCGGCGCCCGTCGCGGCCGCGCGCTCGGCGGCCTCCGGGATGGAGACGTTGACCTTCACCTCGGTGGCGGTCATCGGCTTGACCGGGTTCTGCGGCCGGACGTCCTCCAGGGGTTCGGCCTCCTCCTCGGCGTCGGTCGCGCCCTCGGTGACGCTGCCCTTGTCGCCGTCGATGGTGACGACCTGGCCGTCGCCGAGGGCGTCGGTGCCCGTGCCGCAACCGACGATGGCGGGAACGCCGAGTTCCCGCGAGACGATGGCGGCGTGGCTGGTCATGCCGCCCTCGTCGGTGATGATGCCGCTGGCTCGCTTCATCGCCGGCACCATGTCCGGCGTCGTCATCTCGGTGACGATGATGTCGCCCTCGCCGACCTTGTCGAGCTGGTCGAGTTTTTCGACGACCCGTGCCGGGCCGGAGGCGATGCCGGGCGAGGCGCCCAGCCCCGAGACCAGCACGTCGCCGTTGCCGTCCGCGGCGGCCTCCTCGGCGGCCTCCTCGGAGATGGTCGTGATGGGTCTCGACTGCAGCATGAAGACCTCGTCCCCGACGATGGCCCACTCGACGTCCTGGGGTTCGTCGTAGTGGTCCTCGGCACGCTCGCCGAGTTCGACGAGCCGGTCTATCTCGTCGCCGTCGAGCACCTGGGCGTTGCGGCGGTCCTCGGGGACCTCGCGCTCGACGGTCTCGCCGGTCGACTCGTCTTTGACCATCATCACCTTCTTGTCGGCGACGGTGGTCTCGAGCGTCTCGCCCGTCTCCCGGTCGACGACGTAGTTGTCCGGCGAGACGGAGCCGGAGACGACGGCCTCGCCGAGGCCCCAGGCGGCCTCGATGATGAGCTTCGGCTCCCCCGTCGAGGGGTGGGAGGTGAACATGACGCCGGACTTGTCGGCGTCGACCATCTTCTGGACGACGACGGCGATGTCGACGACGTTGTGACCGAACCCACGCTCGTTGCGGTAGTAGATGGCCCGCTGGGTAAAAAGCGACGCCCAGCACCGTTTTACGCGGTCGATGAGATCCTCCCGGGAGACGTTCAAGAACGTTTCCTGCTGACCGGCGAAGGAATGACCTTCCAGATCCTCCAGCGTCGCAGACGACCGGACGGCGACGAACGCCTCGCCGTCGTCCAGATCGTCGTAGGTCGACAGGATCCGCTCGCGGACCTCCTCGGGCAACTCGGTCTCGAGGACGAGTTCCTTGGCCTTCGCCTCGGCCTCCGCCAGCGCCGTCGAGTCCTCGGAATCGACGTCGACGGCCTCGAAGAGTTCCTCGTCGATTCCCGTCTCCTCGATGAAGGTCCGGTAGGTCTCGGCGGTGACGACGAACCCGGGCGGGACGGGCAGCCCCGCGGCGGTCATCTCGCCGAGCGAGGCCCCCTTTCCGCCGACCGACCCGATGTCGTCGGACCGGATGTCGTCCAGCCAGCGCACGGTGTCAGGTCCAGCCATGTCTGTTTGTCCGAGGTGTCGCCAGCCTCGGTGATAGATGCTTCGTTCCCGCCGCGCGGCCGCCCGATTCGGTGCCTGTGGCCCGCCCGGTGCCGCCGGTGGGGGCGTGAAAAACCCCACCGACGTCGGAAGCGTGGGGGGAGAGAGCAGTGGTGGGGACACCGCCTCCGTGGTGGGGGGTCGTTGCTCCCGACGCGGTGGGTGCTCGACGCTACGTCGGCAGGGGTCTTGGTTAGTCGCGTTCTATCGGTGGTAGCTGCCGGATACCGGGTCCCTCCGCCTCGGATCGGACGGTCGGATCAGAGGGTCACCCGCGCCCCGGCGACGCCAACCAGGACGACGAGCAACGCGATGGACACCGCGGCGACCATCCCGCTGGCGAACAGCGCGACGGCGAGGCCCAGGCCGCTCGCTGCGGCCACTCCGAAGTAGTAGGTGTAGAGCGCGTCGTCGTCGGCGTTTCCATCGAGGTACTGCCGGAACTCCTCGATGTGGGGGCCGCGTTCGACCGAGCCGCGGTCGCCGTCGAACCGGATCGCCCCGGCGTCGTCCATCTTCGGGAGGTGGGACTGGTACAGCCCCACGTAGACGCGCTTTCGCTCCTGGGAGTCCAGCGCCTCGGGCGGCTTGTCGTTCTCGATGCCGGCGATGTGTTCGGCCAGTTCGCCGAGCGTCGTGGCGCCGTCCCGTTCCGCGAGGGCCTCGAGGACGAGTCGACGGCGGCGGTTCTGAAGGACGTCGAAGACGACGTCGAGAGAGGGGACTGGCCTGGTGGCTGCCGCATCACCGTCCGAGTCCGTTTCTGACGTGGGCTGCGTGGTCCCTTCGGCATCGCGGTCGGATGGTGCTGCAGCAACCATGCTGTCTTGTCTCGACACTCCCCCGAGAGTTATAAATATAATGGCCATATTTCGAGA
This genomic interval carries:
- a CDS encoding DUF7344 domain-containing protein: MVAAAPSDRDAEGTTQPTSETDSDGDAAATRPVPSLDVVFDVLQNRRRRLVLEALAERDGATTLGELAEHIAGIENDKPPEALDSQERKRVYVGLYQSHLPKMDDAGAIRFDGDRGSVERGPHIEEFRQYLDGNADDDALYTYYFGVAAASGLGLAVALFASGMVAAVSIALLVVLVGVAGARVTL
- the ppsA gene encoding phosphoenolpyruvate synthase gives rise to the protein MAGPDTVRWLDDIRSDDIGSVGGKGASLGEMTAAGLPVPPGFVVTAETYRTFIEETGIDEELFEAVDVDSEDSTALAEAEAKAKELVLETELPEEVRERILSTYDDLDDGEAFVAVRSSATLEDLEGHSFAGQQETFLNVSREDLIDRVKRCWASLFTQRAIYYRNERGFGHNVVDIAVVVQKMVDADKSGVMFTSHPSTGEPKLIIEAAWGLGEAVVSGSVSPDNYVVDRETGETLETTVADKKVMMVKDESTGETVEREVPEDRRNAQVLDGDEIDRLVELGERAEDHYDEPQDVEWAIVGDEVFMLQSRPITTISEEAAEEAAADGNGDVLVSGLGASPGIASGPARVVEKLDQLDKVGEGDIIVTEMTTPDMVPAMKRASGIITDEGGMTSHAAIVSRELGVPAIVGCGTGTDALGDGQVVTIDGDKGSVTEGATDAEEEAEPLEDVRPQNPVKPMTATEVKVNVSIPEAAERAAATGADGVGLLRTEHMILSTNKTPERYIDDHGAEAYVDEIVGGIRGVADEFYPRPVRVRTLDAPTDEFRQLEGGEDEPHEHNPMLGYRGIRRSLDRPDVFRHELEAFRRLYEMGYDNVEIMFPLVNDAEDVVRARNLMEEAGIDPGKRTWGVMIETPASALGVEGMAEAGIDFASFGTNDLTQYTLAVDRNNGNVADRFDELHPAVLDLISTTIETCREHDVATSICGQAGSKPEMVRFLVNEGVSSISANIDAVRDVQHEVKRVEQKLLLDSVR
- a CDS encoding WD40/YVTN/BNR-like repeat-containing protein — translated: MELLAGTRNGVYRGPPTAFEEAVRVLDSDRVMRVRTFGSRAYAATRSGLYRSLDGGDAWTRLATPRTGVYSVLEHPPEERLYAGTHPAHLYVSTDGGVTWAELEGLQDLPSRGSWHTPRHRDEAHVRALRADGDRLIAGIEVGGVHVSEDGGETWTERREGLHDDVHHVLVADGYWVVSTGDGLYRTDDAGRTWTRLDGDVEGRYFREAAVHDDRLYAAATVGPPPTWDGPRGTDAALYESIDGGETLEPVEYPGAPGEFVLSWAAAGGEMYAGTTAGQLLRRVDGAWRGAGGVASGVASLAAVE
- the mfnA gene encoding tyrosine decarboxylase MfnA, yielding MQRAEPQDFSRVLSSMCTEPHPAAREAAERFLATNPGDPGTYETVAKLEREAVDLLGRVAGLENAAGYVSSGGTEANIQAVRIARNRATTRDPNFVAPASAHFSFRKAADILGVELRTAPLEDYRANLDGVAELIDDDTVLVVGVAGSTEYGRVDPIPAMAEMADEVDALCHVDAAWGGFVLPFTEHAWDFSDADIDTMTIDPHKMGQAAVPAGGLLARGPELLDELAIDTPYLESTSQVTLTGTRSGAGVASAVAAMEELWPEGYEAQYRRSQTNADWLAAEVRSRGFGVVSPVLPIVTIDLPHGLIADLRERGWRLSRTENDEARVVCMPHVTRPMLQEFVADIDRLA